The proteins below come from a single Sorghum bicolor cultivar BTx623 chromosome 4, Sorghum_bicolor_NCBIv3, whole genome shotgun sequence genomic window:
- the LOC8071766 gene encoding aspartyl protease family protein At5g10770 encodes MALLRLLALSLLFAVATPIRDITDACSSQVKDFQHLNSSGLHLTLHHPRSPCSPAPLPADVPFSAVLTHDHARIASLAARLAKTPSSRPTKLRRGSSSSPDAESLASVPLGPGTSVGVGNYVTRMGLGTPAKSYVMVVDTGSSLTWLQCSPCLVSCHRQSGPVFNPRSSSSYASVSCSAPQCDALTTATLNPSTCSTSNVCIYQASYGDSSFSVGYLSKDTVSFGSTSVPNFYYGCGQDNEGLFGQSAGLIGLARNKLSLLYQLAPSMGYSFSYCLPTSSSSSGYLSIGSYNPGQYSYTPMAKSSLDDSLYFIKMTGITVAGKPLSVSASAYSSLPTIIDSGTVITRLPTDVYSALSKAVAGAMKGTPRASAFSILDTCFQGQASRLRVPQVSMAFAGGAALKLKATNLLVDVDSATTCLAFAPARSAAIIGNTQQQTFSVVYDVKNSKIGFAAGGCS; translated from the exons ATGGCGCTGCTTCGGCTTCTTGCCCTCTCGCTGCTCTTCGCAGTGGCCACTCCTATCAGAGACATCACCGATGCTTGCTCGTCACAAGTAAAGG ATTTCCAGCACCTCAACAGCTCGGGGCTCCACCTGACGCTGCACCACCCGCGGAGCCCCTGCTCACCGGCGCCGCTGCCCGCCGACGTCCCCTTCTCCGCGGTGCTCACCCACGACCATGCGCGCATCGCGTCGCTCGCGGCGCGCCTTGCCAAGACGCCGTCGTCGCGTCCCACCAAGCTGCGGCGCGGGTCGTCGTCGTCCCCCGACGCCGAGTCCCTCGCGTCCGTGCCGCTCGGCCCGGGCACGTCCGTGGGCGTGGGCAACTACGTCACCCGCATGGGCCTCGGCACGCCGGCCAAGTCGTACGTCATGGTCGTGGACACGGGTTCCTCTCTCACCTGGCTGCAGTGCTCCCCCTGCCTCGTGTCGTGCCACCGCCAGTCCGGCCCCGTGTTCAACCCCAGGTCGTCCAGCTCCTACGCCTCCGTGTCCTGCTCCGCTCCGCAGTGCGACGCTCTCACCACCGCCACGCTCAACCcgtccacctgctccacctccaACGTCTGCATCTACCAGGCCAGCTACGGCGACAGCTCCTTCTCCGTCGGGTACCTCAGCAAGGACACCGTGTCGTTCGGCTCCACCAGCGTGCCCAACTTCTACTACGGCTGTGGGCAGGACAACGAGGGCCTCTTCGGCCAATCGGCGGGGCTCATCGGCCTGGCGCGCAACAAGCTGTCGCTGCTGTACCAGCTGGCGCCGAGCATGGGCTACTCCTTCTCCTACTGCCTcccgacgtcgtcgtcgtcgtccgggTACCTGTCCATCGGCTCCTACAACCCGGGGCAGTACTCGTACACGCCCATGGCGAAGAGCTCGCTGGACGACTCGCTCTACTTCATCAAGATGACCGGGATCACCGTCGCCGGCAAGCCGCTCTCCGTGTCGGCGTCGGCCTACTCCAGCCTGCCGACCATCATCGACTCCGGCACGGTGATCACGCGCCTGCCCACGGACGTGTACTCGGCGCTCAGTAAGGCGGTGGCGGGCGCCATGAAGGGGACGCCCCGCGCGTCGGCCTTctccatcctggacacgtgctttCAGGGCCAGGCGTCGCGGCTGCGCGTGCCCCAGGTCAGCATGGCcttcgccggcggcgcggcgcTGAAGCTGAAGGCGACCAACCTGCTGGTGGacgtggacagcgccaccacGTGCCTGGCGTTCGCGCCCGCACGGAGCGCCGCCATCATCGGGAACACGCAGCAGCAGACGTTCAGCGTCGTCTACGACGTCAAGAACAGCAAGATCGGGTTCGCCGCCGGCGGCTGCAGCTGA